The following proteins come from a genomic window of Mariniflexile sp. TRM1-10:
- a CDS encoding dihydrodipicolinate synthase family protein, with amino-acid sequence MIKWEGVMPAVTTKFTSDDKLDLFMFEKNIKAQMESGVHGIILGGTLGEASTLTQNEKEILIKETLLITDGKIPVIINIAEQSTADAIAVARHAESVGAQGLMILPPMRYKATDFETVTYFKAIANSTSLPIMIYNNPIDYKIEVTLDMFEDMAVCENIQAIKESTRDITNVIRLKNKFGNRYKIFTGVDTLGLESLVIGADGWVAGLVCAYPAETVAIYELVKVGKIKEAMEIYSWFMPLLELDISPQLVQNIKLAEVATGIGTENVRAPRLPLQGAERARVLNIIETAMKNRPILPDYKNLK; translated from the coding sequence ATGATAAAATGGGAAGGCGTTATGCCAGCAGTCACCACTAAGTTTACGAGTGACGATAAATTAGACCTTTTTATGTTTGAAAAAAACATTAAAGCTCAAATGGAATCAGGTGTACATGGAATTATTCTTGGAGGTACTCTGGGTGAAGCAAGTACACTTACACAAAATGAAAAGGAGATTTTAATTAAAGAGACATTATTAATTACAGACGGTAAAATTCCAGTAATTATTAATATAGCTGAGCAAAGTACTGCAGATGCCATTGCTGTTGCTAGACATGCTGAATCTGTTGGCGCCCAAGGCCTCATGATTTTGCCTCCTATGCGTTATAAAGCAACAGATTTTGAAACTGTAACCTATTTTAAAGCCATAGCAAATAGTACGTCGTTGCCTATTATGATTTACAATAATCCCATAGATTATAAAATTGAAGTAACTTTGGATATGTTTGAAGACATGGCGGTTTGTGAAAACATTCAAGCAATAAAAGAATCAACTAGAGACATTACCAATGTCATTCGTTTAAAAAATAAATTCGGTAATCGCTATAAAATTTTTACAGGAGTTGATACACTTGGTTTGGAAAGTTTAGTCATTGGTGCCGATGGATGGGTTGCAGGATTGGTATGCGCGTATCCCGCAGAAACAGTTGCTATTTACGAACTTGTTAAGGTGGGGAAAATTAAAGAGGCCATGGAGATCTATAGTTGGTTTATGCCATTATTGGAATTAGATATTAGTCCACAATTAGTACAAAATATTAAATTAGCAGAAGTTGCTACTGGCATAGGAACTGAAAACGTAAGAGCACCCAGATTACCTTTACAAGGTGCGGAGAGAGCGCGTGTTTTAAATATAATTGAAACAGCTATGAAAAACAGACCTATATTACCAGATTACAAAAACTTAAAATAA
- a CDS encoding AraC family transcriptional regulator encodes MKVLPFKIPKPENEALVYQEEHLSVLYDQFHQHSEIQISYVEQGAGTLLVGDTISDFMPNDILVLGGYVPHVFRSDINFSEITDVYTLFFDKNSFGKDFFGLADFESFHDFFNQSDYGIRVLSRKKKLIKQFHKLKYQNKVQRIATLIKIIDHIIKAEKIALSSFVYKKKYTDDEGKRMNDVFNYAMENYSEPITLEEISEIANMSKNAFCRYFKKRTNKTFFQFLIEIRIENACKLIHNYPDYSISYISEQCGFQNTANFNRKFKEIKGVTPSHYRLERF; translated from the coding sequence ATGAAAGTACTTCCATTTAAAATTCCGAAGCCTGAAAATGAGGCATTAGTTTATCAAGAAGAACACTTAAGTGTACTATATGATCAGTTTCACCAACATAGTGAAATACAAATTAGTTATGTTGAACAAGGTGCAGGCACATTACTAGTTGGAGATACTATTAGTGATTTTATGCCGAACGATATTTTAGTGTTAGGTGGCTATGTACCCCATGTGTTTAGAAGCGATATTAATTTCTCTGAAATAACAGACGTATATACTTTATTTTTTGATAAAAATTCATTTGGCAAAGACTTTTTTGGACTCGCTGACTTTGAAAGCTTTCATGATTTCTTTAATCAGTCCGATTATGGCATAAGGGTTTTATCAAGAAAAAAGAAACTTATTAAGCAGTTTCATAAGTTAAAATATCAAAACAAAGTACAACGTATAGCTACACTTATAAAAATCATAGACCATATCATTAAGGCTGAAAAAATAGCACTTTCCTCATTTGTTTATAAAAAGAAATATACAGATGACGAGGGAAAGCGTATGAATGATGTGTTTAATTATGCCATGGAAAATTACTCCGAACCTATAACCTTAGAAGAGATTTCGGAAATAGCAAATATGAGTAAAAATGCTTTTTGCCGCTATTTTAAAAAACGTACAAACAAAACGTTTTTTCAGTTTTTAATAGAAATAAGAATTGAAAATGCCTGTAAACTCATTCATAATTACCCAGATTATTCTATTTCGTATATTTCAGAACAATGTGGTTTTCAAAATACGGCAAATTTCAACAGAAAATTTAAAGAGATTAAAGGTGTTACTCCATCGCATTATAGACTGGAAAGATTTTAA
- a CDS encoding DUF6055 domain-containing protein, translating to MKNRVLLKTVFALCLFLLLACSSNGPSQEEQIEENPETPENPTDTGITPPDDFDYIFAKKPTDGKAVYTPIELKDNDFDSNDSKWSYQRSASSDNVIVFWEKGFGQYPSKTSRLNLRVDINNLLKMAEEFYVYYRDVMKFVVKGNSKTDNYRMIIQLFYQEEWLATGAGYDNIIGALWISPATTKGGAVIAHEFGHSFQYQVHCDGNYGFRDQPYVGSFWEQCAQFMSWQQNNEDYVGELPYLLDNIHKNFSHEDIRYQSMYLQEYWKEKHGADFLGKLWRGALTPEHPIQAYKRITEISQEKFNDEVFVYASKNMTWDYPLGIYNRDYIKNLSASDYINYKHATTLEPIADGYYQISSNQSPQPYGYNAIELSVPVVGTTVSVDFVGLDGGYANVEGWRYGFVAVKDDNTPVYGAMEKTKEGVASIIIPASIKTLWLIVTGAPTEHVNHIWDDVSTNDQNFPYKVKFTNTAIE from the coding sequence ATGAAAAATCGAGTGTTATTAAAAACTGTTTTCGCACTATGTTTATTTTTATTGTTAGCGTGTTCTTCCAATGGGCCTTCACAAGAAGAACAAATTGAAGAAAATCCAGAGACCCCGGAAAACCCAACAGATACAGGAATAACGCCTCCGGATGATTTTGACTATATTTTTGCAAAAAAACCAACTGACGGTAAAGCTGTTTATACACCAATAGAGTTAAAGGACAACGATTTCGATTCTAATGATAGTAAATGGAGTTATCAAAGAAGTGCCTCGTCTGACAATGTTATTGTTTTTTGGGAGAAAGGATTTGGTCAATATCCAAGTAAGACTTCAAGACTCAACCTTCGTGTTGATATCAATAATCTATTAAAAATGGCGGAGGAATTTTATGTATATTATCGTGATGTCATGAAGTTTGTAGTAAAAGGAAATTCCAAAACAGATAATTATAGAATGATAATACAATTATTTTATCAAGAAGAATGGTTGGCCACAGGAGCAGGTTATGATAATATTATAGGAGCCTTATGGATTAGTCCTGCAACTACAAAAGGGGGAGCAGTTATAGCTCACGAGTTTGGACACTCTTTTCAATACCAAGTGCATTGTGATGGAAATTATGGATTTAGAGATCAACCATATGTCGGATCATTTTGGGAGCAATGTGCACAATTCATGTCTTGGCAACAAAATAATGAAGATTATGTAGGCGAACTACCTTATTTATTGGATAATATCCATAAAAACTTTTCGCATGAAGATATTAGATATCAATCCATGTATTTACAGGAATATTGGAAAGAAAAACACGGAGCGGATTTTTTAGGAAAACTTTGGAGAGGAGCATTAACACCAGAGCATCCCATTCAAGCCTACAAAAGAATCACCGAAATATCCCAAGAAAAATTTAATGATGAAGTTTTTGTATATGCTTCTAAAAATATGACTTGGGATTACCCCTTAGGTATTTATAACAGAGATTATATAAAAAACTTATCTGCATCAGACTATATAAATTATAAACATGCAACAACTTTAGAACCTATTGCTGACGGGTATTATCAAATTTCCAGTAATCAAAGTCCACAACCTTATGGTTATAATGCCATAGAACTGAGTGTTCCTGTAGTAGGAACAACTGTTTCTGTAGATTTTGTAGGGTTAGATGGGGGCTATGCTAATGTAGAAGGATGGCGTTATGGTTTTGTGGCTGTAAAAGATGATAACACACCCGTGTATGGCGCTATGGAAAAAACTAAAGAAGGAGTAGCTTCTATAATAATACCAGCAAGTATAAAAACATTATGGCTAATTGTAACTGGAGCGCCTACAGAACATGTAAACCACATTTGGGATGATGTTTCAACTAATGATCAGAACTTTCCATATAAAGTCAAGTTTACAAATACAGCTATTGAATAA